In Calothrix sp. PCC 7507, one DNA window encodes the following:
- a CDS encoding type II toxin-antitoxin system HicA family toxin, whose product MVREIKFTELEKLLLETGFVTMQTFGSQKIYQHPSSGTLIVLPGYEQQAYVRTLHLVAVRRILSENGLMDSDRFNSFLNKVAS is encoded by the coding sequence ATGGTTAGAGAAATTAAATTCACAGAATTAGAGAAATTGCTCTTAGAGACAGGGTTTGTCACCATGCAGACCTTTGGCTCTCAAAAAATTTACCAGCATCCATCATCTGGGACATTAATAGTTTTGCCTGGTTACGAGCAACAAGCGTATGTAAGAACATTGCATTTAGTTGCAGTGCGACGAATACTGTCGGAAAATGGCTTGATGGATAGCGATCGCTTCAACAGTTTTTTGAACAAGGTAGCAAGCTAA
- a CDS encoding alpha/beta fold hydrolase, translated as MPYINVRGVEHYYEWVKKPSGSSVKPVMVFLHGWAGSARYWTSTAQDLSDQFDCLLYDMRGFGRSGGKPTIAQASESVVESQSLQAESVAIKALTYELEEYADDLAALLDELHLQRVYIHAHSMGASIAALFFNRYPERVERGILACSGIFEYDEKAFNDFHKFGGYVVKFRPKWLGKIPFVDRMFMARFLHRSIPNSERQAFLQDFLEADYDAALGTIFTSVSKAQAELMPQEFAKLTVPTLLVAGEYDKIIPAEMGRQAAALSDKVEFVMMRDTSHFPMLEDPATYLQRVREFLQN; from the coding sequence ATGCCTTACATTAATGTTCGTGGGGTTGAGCATTACTACGAGTGGGTGAAAAAACCATCTGGTTCATCAGTTAAGCCAGTTATGGTTTTTTTGCATGGTTGGGCCGGTTCGGCTAGGTATTGGACAAGCACTGCTCAAGATTTATCAGATCAATTTGATTGCTTACTCTACGATATGCGGGGTTTTGGTCGTTCTGGCGGGAAACCAACCATCGCCCAAGCCAGCGAGTCTGTGGTTGAGTCCCAATCCCTCCAAGCAGAATCGGTGGCTATCAAAGCGTTAACGTATGAGTTAGAAGAATACGCTGACGACTTAGCAGCTTTGTTAGATGAGTTGCACTTGCAGCGTGTCTATATCCATGCTCATTCAATGGGCGCATCAATAGCCGCTTTGTTTTTCAACCGCTACCCCGAACGCGTGGAACGCGGGATTTTGGCTTGTAGTGGGATTTTTGAGTACGACGAAAAAGCCTTTAATGACTTTCATAAATTTGGTGGTTATGTAGTCAAATTCCGTCCCAAGTGGTTAGGCAAAATACCATTTGTCGATAGAATGTTTATGGCCAGATTTTTGCATCGTTCCATACCAAATTCTGAGCGTCAGGCTTTTTTGCAGGATTTTCTAGAAGCAGATTATGATGCCGCTTTAGGCACAATTTTTACTTCAGTTAGTAAGGCACAGGCAGAATTAATGCCACAGGAGTTTGCTAAATTGACAGTGCCAACACTGCTGGTGGCGGGGGAGTATGACAAGATTATACCTGCCGAAATGGGGCGTCAAGCGGCAGCATTAAGCGACAAAGTGGAGTTTGTGATGATGCGTGATACATCTCATTTCCCAATGTTGGAAGATCCAGCAACTTACCTGCAGCGGGTGCGAGAATTTTTGCAAAATTAA
- a CDS encoding type II toxin-antitoxin system prevent-host-death family antitoxin: MRQFTLGDIQNIYSDVLEQAATEPIILTSESQASYVIMSAENYEQLMNRIAQLEDLILGQQAQMAVANSKMVGSEIFTTELERLAAFDD, from the coding sequence ATGCGCCAATTTACCCTTGGAGATATCCAAAATATCTACAGCGATGTTTTAGAACAAGCTGCGACGGAACCAATCATACTGACAAGCGAATCGCAAGCTAGTTACGTAATTATGTCAGCGGAGAATTACGAGCAATTAATGAATAGAATTGCTCAATTAGAAGATTTAATTTTAGGTCAACAAGCACAAATGGCTGTAGCTAATTCTAAAATGGTTGGGTCTGAGATTTTTACAACAGAACTCGAACGTCTAGCAGCATTTGATGATTAA
- a CDS encoding Arc family DNA-binding protein, whose product MATLYVRNLPDDLYAKLQELAASEHRSINAQVITLLEQALKTEAQQAEDQNRQNVLKVLEESRRRRRLNPADFGLPDSTELIREDRDR is encoded by the coding sequence ATGGCTACCCTTTATGTAAGAAATTTACCCGATGATTTGTATGCAAAACTGCAAGAATTAGCAGCATCTGAACACCGTTCCATTAATGCTCAAGTTATAACTCTGTTAGAGCAAGCTTTGAAGACTGAAGCGCAGCAAGCGGAAGACCAGAATCGACAGAATGTACTTAAAGTCCTGGAAGAAAGTCGCCGACGTCGCCGCTTGAATCCAGCAGACTTTGGATTACCAGATAGCACTGAACTGATTCGAGAAGACCGCGACAGATGA
- a CDS encoding S1 RNA-binding domain-containing protein, translating into MNSESKLSQTANSPFTMDDFAKALEKHDYQFQKGQVVHGKVFQLDHDGAYVDIGGKSSAFIPRDEASLRTVTDLSEVLPLQAELEFLIIRDQDAEGQVTLSRKQLEIQQIWERLTEMQENSQTVTVRVTGVNKGGVTVDILSLRGFIPRSHLLERDNLEGLKGHNLTVGFLEINRSSNKLILSQRLATRSSSFSLLELGQLVEGKITGIKPFGVFVDLEGISALLHIKQVSQKFIESLEKVFQIGQPIKAVIIDLDEGKGRVALSTRVLENFPGEVLENLDEVLASAEARAHRANNKAD; encoded by the coding sequence ATGAATTCCGAATCGAAACTATCTCAAACAGCCAATTCGCCCTTCACAATGGACGATTTCGCCAAGGCACTGGAAAAACACGACTACCAGTTTCAAAAAGGACAGGTTGTACACGGCAAAGTGTTTCAACTTGACCATGATGGAGCTTATGTTGATATTGGTGGTAAGTCGTCAGCGTTTATTCCCCGTGATGAAGCGTCTTTGAGAACAGTCACCGATTTGTCGGAAGTCTTGCCGTTACAAGCAGAACTGGAGTTTTTGATTATTCGAGATCAGGATGCTGAGGGTCAAGTAACTCTTTCTCGAAAACAGTTGGAAATTCAGCAAATCTGGGAACGACTAACCGAAATGCAAGAAAATTCCCAAACAGTGACAGTGCGGGTGACAGGTGTGAATAAAGGTGGTGTCACTGTGGACATTCTTTCATTGCGGGGATTCATTCCGCGATCGCACTTGTTGGAGCGTGATAACTTAGAAGGACTCAAAGGTCATAATCTGACTGTTGGTTTTTTAGAAATTAATCGCAGCAGCAATAAACTCATACTTTCTCAGCGTTTGGCGACTCGTTCTAGCAGCTTTAGCTTGTTGGAATTAGGTCAATTGGTAGAAGGTAAGATTACTGGAATCAAACCTTTTGGCGTGTTTGTGGATTTAGAAGGTATTAGCGCTTTGCTCCACATCAAGCAAGTGAGTCAAAAATTCATTGAATCGCTAGAAAAAGTATTTCAAATTGGTCAGCCAATTAAAGCTGTAATTATTGATTTGGATGAAGGGAAAGGTCGAGTTGCTCTTTCTACAAGAGTTTTGGAAAATTTCCCTGGTGAAGTTTTAGAAAATCTAGATGAGGTGTTAGCTTCCGCAGAGGCGCGCGCTCACCGAGCTAATAATAAAGCTGACTAA
- a CDS encoding type II toxin-antitoxin system VapC family toxin, which yields MSGEIALDTSVVVRFLNGDNVIVAQVLALPEVVLPTVVVGELLFGAENSTRPLQNLPRYLEFIEACVVLPLSRETAAVYAQTRLALKRKGRPIPMNDVWIASQCLEQGWILVTDDTDFDYVDGLMLERW from the coding sequence ATGAGTGGTGAGATTGCTCTGGATACCTCTGTGGTGGTACGTTTTTTGAATGGGGACAATGTGATAGTTGCACAAGTACTAGCATTACCAGAGGTGGTTTTACCTACCGTCGTAGTGGGGGAGTTACTTTTTGGCGCGGAAAACTCTACTCGTCCGTTACAAAATTTACCTCGTTATCTGGAGTTTATTGAGGCTTGTGTAGTTCTACCATTAAGTCGAGAAACAGCAGCAGTCTATGCTCAAACCCGACTGGCTTTGAAACGGAAAGGACGACCAATTCCAATGAATGATGTTTGGATTGCGTCACAATGTTTAGAGCAGGGCTGGATATTAGTTACGGATGATACAGACTTTGATTATGTTGATGGCTTGATGTTAGAGCGTTGGTAG
- a CDS encoding Uma2 family endonuclease, with amino-acid sequence MAQALPKLFTFEEFIAWLPENTGKRYELHDGIIVEMSQPSGKHEKVTGFLAGEITIEYKRWKFPYFIPKTALVKPPRKPSGYSPDVVLINDANLHNEDLWEKESTVTQSASIPLIIEVVSTNWEDDYYTKLGNYEAMKIPEYWIVDYAALGARKFIGNPKQPTISIYHLVDEEYQVAQYRNSESIISRTFPDLKLTANQIFNGAL; translated from the coding sequence ATGGCTCAAGCTTTACCTAAACTATTTACCTTTGAAGAATTTATCGCATGGCTGCCGGAAAACACTGGCAAGCGTTACGAATTACACGATGGGATAATTGTTGAAATGTCTCAGCCAAGTGGCAAACATGAAAAAGTTACGGGATTTTTAGCAGGGGAAATTACTATTGAATATAAACGCTGGAAATTTCCATACTTTATCCCCAAAACAGCATTAGTAAAACCACCAAGAAAACCATCGGGTTACTCACCAGATGTAGTTTTAATTAACGATGCAAATTTACACAATGAGGATCTGTGGGAAAAAGAATCTACCGTAACTCAAAGTGCATCTATCCCCTTGATTATCGAGGTTGTAAGTACAAACTGGGAAGATGATTATTACACCAAATTAGGGAATTATGAGGCTATGAAGATTCCCGAATATTGGATCGTCGATTATGCGGCTTTGGGAGCCAGAAAATTTATTGGTAATCCCAAACAACCGACTATTTCCATTTATCATTTAGTGGATGAAGAATATCAAGTCGCTCAATATAGAAATTCGGAAAGTATTATATCCCGTACTTTTCCAGATTTGAAACTGACCGCTAATCAGATTTTTAATGGTGCTTTATAG
- a CDS encoding type II toxin-antitoxin system VapC family toxin, translating to MVRLHTPEQISEHGRTLLSIGENQNALIVSAISVWEIAVKHSNGKLPLPLTVNEWFALAKTRPGITIEPLDPLDAIASTQLPGDFHKDPADRIIVAIAYRRNIELMTCDQKILNYPHVKTLW from the coding sequence ATGGTTAGGCTCCATACCCCAGAACAGATTTCTGAGCATGGACGTACCCTATTAAGCATAGGCGAAAACCAAAATGCCCTCATCGTTTCTGCCATTTCTGTTTGGGAAATCGCAGTCAAGCATAGTAATGGGAAATTACCACTCCCCCTTACCGTCAATGAATGGTTTGCGCTTGCAAAAACTCGACCTGGAATTACCATAGAACCACTCGATCCACTAGATGCAATCGCCAGCACCCAATTACCCGGCGACTTCCACAAAGACCCAGCTGATCGTATTATTGTTGCGATCGCCTACCGCCGCAATATAGAACTTATGACCTGCGATCAAAAAATTCTCAACTATCCACACGTCAAAACACTTTGGTAA
- a CDS encoding DEAD/DEAH box helicase: MAVGNEEKNSKFITTEPLKASDSVEQKVWDAVRSAFAERNCLGYWRYPIFSKVGEIWKEPDILIVDRELGLVVIEIKAVTIDQIVAVDGGKLQLQNADTTEVNPYQQAEHPLRALIAYCDRESAIWRKVTGRAIAALPLVTQEQWQQKGFDQVANCPSIIFHDQLEQATLLERIQQSSVIVPGETLEDKDWELLLSVIGGSPVFRKTPRSRISTTGKTRSSVIDSLRESLYELDLQQEHIGKEIPPGPQRIRGVAGSGKTVLLCQKAAHMHLKHPDWDIALVFFTRSLYDLMIGLLDQWIRRFSCGESQYDPKTNPKLQVLHAWGAKEQPGFYGTICEYHGKRRGTPKDTHEKQPHRGLIDLSRRLLEEIDIQPMFDAILIDEGQDLVAEDDLKYQDKQAIYWLAYQALRPVSEEQPEERRLIWAYDEAQSLDSLVVPKAKEIFGEKLGNLLNKQPQYPGGIKRSEVMRRCYRTPGPILIAAHAISMGLLRPEGMLAGITNKNDWHKIGYEVKGDFRRVGQPITIQRQPQYSPNPIPELWGETVLEFKTYGSRQEEMTNLAENIMHNIVHDGLNLSRDILVVVLGSTTEAMELETHVANFLIEQDIDVYIPTALKLNDLVLPWPNHNPDRFWHDDGVTVSRINRAKGNEADMVYVVGFDYVARNESDVNFRNQLFVALTRARGWVNLSGVGNYPMYDEMRQVINSGNSFTFNYKRPLKRDIGDGE; the protein is encoded by the coding sequence ATGGCTGTTGGTAATGAAGAAAAGAATAGCAAATTTATCACTACAGAACCACTGAAAGCTAGTGATAGTGTTGAACAAAAAGTATGGGATGCTGTCCGCAGTGCATTTGCTGAGAGAAACTGTCTTGGCTACTGGCGCTATCCGATTTTCTCGAAGGTGGGTGAGATTTGGAAAGAGCCTGATATCTTGATTGTTGACCGAGAATTAGGTTTAGTTGTGATTGAAATCAAAGCTGTCACCATCGACCAAATTGTCGCTGTGGATGGTGGAAAGTTGCAATTGCAAAATGCGGATACCACAGAAGTAAATCCCTATCAACAAGCAGAACATCCGCTGCGAGCATTGATTGCTTATTGCGATCGCGAGTCGGCAATTTGGCGTAAAGTTACAGGTAGAGCGATCGCTGCATTACCTCTGGTTACTCAAGAACAATGGCAGCAAAAAGGCTTTGATCAAGTTGCCAATTGCCCTAGTATCATTTTTCATGACCAATTAGAACAAGCCACCTTACTAGAACGCATTCAACAATCCTCTGTTATAGTTCCAGGCGAAACCCTAGAAGATAAAGACTGGGAATTACTACTGTCAGTGATTGGCGGTAGTCCTGTATTTCGCAAAACACCGCGTAGCCGCATCTCCACCACAGGTAAAACCCGCTCTAGTGTGATTGATAGTTTAAGAGAAAGTTTATACGAACTCGATTTACAGCAAGAACATATCGGTAAAGAAATTCCTCCAGGTCCCCAGCGGATTCGGGGTGTTGCTGGTTCAGGTAAAACAGTGCTGCTATGTCAGAAAGCCGCGCATATGCACCTGAAGCATCCAGATTGGGATATTGCTTTGGTATTTTTTACGCGATCGCTCTACGATTTAATGATTGGTTTATTAGATCAGTGGATACGCCGCTTCAGTTGTGGTGAGTCGCAATATGACCCGAAAACTAACCCAAAACTACAAGTGCTTCATGCTTGGGGAGCCAAGGAACAACCGGGTTTTTACGGGACGATTTGCGAATACCACGGAAAAAGACGCGGAACTCCCAAAGATACTCATGAAAAACAGCCGCATCGAGGCTTAATAGATTTGAGCAGAAGGCTATTAGAAGAAATTGATATTCAACCAATGTTTGACGCCATCTTAATTGATGAAGGTCAAGATTTAGTAGCTGAAGATGATTTGAAATATCAAGACAAACAAGCTATCTATTGGTTGGCTTATCAAGCCTTGCGACCTGTGAGTGAGGAACAACCAGAAGAAAGACGCTTAATTTGGGCTTACGATGAAGCCCAAAGCCTCGATAGTCTAGTAGTACCCAAGGCTAAAGAAATATTTGGTGAAAAATTAGGCAATCTGTTGAATAAGCAACCACAATACCCGGGTGGTATCAAGCGTTCTGAGGTAATGCGCCGTTGTTACCGCACTCCTGGGCCAATTCTCATTGCTGCTCATGCGATTAGTATGGGTTTGTTGCGTCCAGAGGGAATGCTCGCAGGTATTACTAACAAAAATGATTGGCATAAAATCGGCTATGAAGTTAAGGGAGACTTTAGGCGTGTTGGTCAGCCAATCACAATTCAACGACAGCCGCAATATTCACCAAATCCCATTCCTGAGCTTTGGGGCGAAACTGTATTAGAATTTAAAACTTATGGTTCTCGCCAAGAAGAAATGACAAATTTGGCTGAGAATATTATGCATAATATTGTTCATGATGGCCTTAATCTCAGCCGCGATATTTTAGTAGTAGTTTTAGGTTCAACGACTGAGGCGATGGAGTTAGAAACTCATGTTGCTAATTTCTTAATCGAGCAAGATATTGATGTTTATATCCCCACTGCGTTGAAGCTAAATGATTTAGTGCTGCCATGGCCAAACCATAATCCTGATAGATTTTGGCACGATGATGGGGTGACAGTATCTCGGATTAATCGTGCTAAGGGAAATGAGGCTGATATGGTTTATGTAGTTGGCTTCGATTACGTCGCTCGCAATGAAAGTGATGTCAATTTTCGCAATCAGTTATTTGTGGCTTTAACTAGAGCTAGGGGTTGGGTGAATCTGAGTGGTGTCGGCAATTATCCGATGTATGATGAGATGCGCCAAGTGATTAACAGTGGCAATAGTTTCACCTTTAACTACAAGCGTCCATTAAAGAGAGATATCGGTGATGGGGAATAA
- a CDS encoding type II toxin-antitoxin system RelE/ParE family toxin, translating into MAKLDGLETVLDFLKGLQPKIAAQIAKKVMSLNVDPLPADYKELIGYPGYYRVDSGEYRIVYRFDIDADLVEVILVGKRNDDEVYKQLKRLLG; encoded by the coding sequence ATGGCAAAATTAGATGGTTTAGAGACGGTTCTCGATTTTCTCAAAGGTTTACAACCCAAAATCGCTGCCCAAATAGCGAAAAAAGTAATGTCACTGAATGTTGACCCCTTACCCGCAGATTATAAAGAATTAATTGGTTATCCAGGATACTATCGCGTAGATTCTGGCGAATATCGTATTGTTTACCGCTTTGATATAGATGCAGATTTGGTCGAGGTAATTTTAGTCGGTAAACGTAACGACGATGAAGTGTATAAGCAGCTTAAACGTTTGCTGGGCTAG
- a CDS encoding type II toxin-antitoxin system VapC family toxin, whose product MKYVVDTHALIWFLEGNPRLGANAKTILSHPDARLVIPATTLAEAVWIVEKGKTSISSAQDLLAAVEADSRAIIYPLDKDVIEITINLSAINEMHDRQIVATVIFLANKGEAVHLLSCDKNIVESGLVPIAW is encoded by the coding sequence ATGAAATATGTTGTTGATACCCATGCTCTTATCTGGTTTTTAGAAGGAAACCCACGTTTGGGTGCAAATGCCAAAACCATTCTTTCTCATCCTGATGCTCGATTAGTTATTCCCGCGACAACCCTAGCTGAAGCTGTTTGGATTGTTGAAAAAGGGAAAACATCGATTTCTTCTGCTCAAGATTTGCTTGCAGCAGTCGAAGCAGATTCTCGTGCGATAATTTATCCTCTGGATAAAGATGTAATTGAAATAACTATCAATTTATCCGCAATCAATGAAATGCACGATCGCCAAATTGTTGCAACTGTGATATTTTTAGCTAACAAAGGTGAGGCAGTACACTTATTGTCGTGTGACAAAAATATAGTTGAGTCTGGTTTGGTTCCGATCGCTTGGTAA
- a CDS encoding dienelactone hydrolase family protein yields MTEQAIDTTTIKIFLRDDVRSPDSPHIVAYLAQPQASGLYPAVVVLQEIFGVNVHIREVTERIAQLGYVAIAPALFQRQAPGFETGYTPEDIETGRSYAMQTTASELLSDISLTIDYLKSLPQVKKEGFGCIGFCFGGHVAYLAATLPDIKATASFYGAGITTRTPGGGAPTVTRTNEIQGVLYAFFGTEDASIPLEQVDEIEAALEKYKISQRVFRYDGADHGFFCNHRASYNSIAAADAWEQVKQLFDQLN; encoded by the coding sequence ATGACAGAGCAAGCAATCGACACCACAACGATTAAGATTTTTCTACGAGATGATGTGCGATCGCCAGATAGTCCCCACATAGTAGCTTATTTAGCACAGCCACAAGCATCAGGTTTGTACCCAGCAGTTGTGGTGTTGCAAGAAATCTTTGGTGTCAACGTCCACATTCGGGAAGTTACAGAACGGATTGCTCAACTGGGATATGTAGCGATCGCCCCTGCACTCTTTCAGCGTCAAGCCCCTGGCTTTGAAACTGGCTACACCCCAGAAGATATTGAAACTGGCCGTAGCTATGCCATGCAAACCACAGCTTCAGAGTTATTAAGTGATATTTCCCTAACAATTGACTACCTCAAAAGTCTCCCACAAGTGAAAAAAGAAGGCTTTGGTTGTATTGGCTTCTGCTTTGGTGGCCATGTAGCCTATCTTGCGGCTACCTTACCAGATATTAAAGCAACGGCTTCCTTCTATGGTGCAGGAATTACTACCCGTACACCGGGAGGTGGCGCACCTACTGTCACCCGCACAAATGAAATTCAAGGTGTTCTTTATGCCTTTTTTGGTACTGAAGACGCTAGTATTCCTTTAGAACAGGTAGATGAAATTGAGGCAGCGTTAGAAAAATACAAAATTTCGCAGCGTGTGTTTCGCTACGATGGAGCTGACCACGGATTTTTCTGTAACCATCGCGCCAGCTATAATTCTATAGCTGCAGCAGATGCTTGGGAGCAGGTAAAACAACTCTTTGATCAACTGAACTGA
- a CDS encoding type II toxin-antitoxin system VapC family toxin: MTLWVLDTDHISLLQRGHPVVISKVSAVNPSEISVTIITIVEQMYGRLDVIKRAKSKQELVTAYALLKETFNRLCQGNILDFDEAAFDIYSQLLIAKIRIGTQDLRIAAIALSVSATLVTRNRKDFEKVPGLKIVDWSIP; the protein is encoded by the coding sequence ATGACGCTATGGGTGCTTGATACTGACCATATTTCGCTACTACAAAGAGGTCATCCAGTTGTTATTAGCAAAGTATCTGCTGTCAATCCTTCAGAAATTTCAGTCACCATCATAACTATCGTCGAGCAGATGTACGGGCGTTTAGATGTTATCAAACGAGCAAAATCAAAACAAGAATTAGTCACAGCTTACGCTTTATTGAAAGAAACATTTAATCGGTTATGTCAAGGGAATATTCTTGATTTCGATGAAGCCGCATTCGATATTTATAGCCAATTACTTATAGCAAAAATTCGTATTGGTACACAAGATTTAAGAATAGCAGCCATTGCGCTTTCTGTAAGTGCTACATTGGTAACGCGCAACCGTAAAGATTTTGAAAAAGTTCCTGGTTTGAAAATTGTGGACTGGTCAATACCTTAA
- a CDS encoding type II toxin-antitoxin system VapC family toxin, whose amino-acid sequence MTTYLRCVVDTSVCIKYFIADSLTTKVNQLFAHLPNPQTEIFVPDLFYIECTNVFWKYVRAGMYTAAEVQTDLATLKSFPLRVVSTADLMADAVSIAIAYGISAYDASYVGLSQQVGATLLTLDGKLVRALGTSPYNISSFNDFEVPPLHLI is encoded by the coding sequence ATGACAACCTATCTCAGATGCGTGGTAGACACCAGTGTGTGCATCAAATATTTTATCGCTGACTCACTAACTACCAAAGTTAATCAACTGTTTGCTCACCTTCCCAATCCACAAACAGAAATTTTTGTACCAGACCTGTTTTACATCGAGTGTACTAATGTCTTCTGGAAGTATGTTCGTGCCGGGATGTACACTGCTGCTGAGGTGCAGACGGATTTAGCAACGCTCAAAAGCTTTCCTTTACGTGTCGTCTCCACAGCTGACTTGATGGCGGATGCAGTTAGTATCGCCATAGCTTACGGAATTTCTGCTTATGATGCATCTTATGTTGGGCTTTCACAGCAGGTAGGTGCTACTTTGTTGACTCTTGATGGCAAGTTGGTTAGAGCTTTAGGAACTTCGCCTTACAATATTTCTTCGTTTAATGATTTTGAGGTTCCACCTTTGCATTTAATATAA
- a CDS encoding GntR family transcriptional regulator: MIQFRIQPDSEIPASTQLFNQIRFAIASRQYPPGYKLPSTRALAMQTGLHRNTISKVYRQLEEDGFVESLAGSGIYVRAQGHEGGSKLQSPILKQHPEAEKVVQQALDELLSQGCTLSQARELFLAEIDWRLRCSARVLVAAPSVDIGVGELMVYELEEALKIPVQVVAMEDLAAVLDKTSSATVVTSRYFISDVEAIAAPKAVRVIPLDIYDYSKEINLLKTLPKENCVGIVSLSSGIGRQAEVILHGLRGDELLIMTSQPKDAYKLQAIVKRAEVIITDQASYPAVQAAVQAAMEDIIRPPKLIRVENYIGTKSINLLKRELGLG, from the coding sequence ATGATTCAATTCCGCATTCAGCCAGACAGTGAAATTCCCGCATCAACCCAGCTGTTTAATCAAATCCGGTTTGCGATCGCCTCCCGGCAATATCCACCTGGATACAAATTGCCAAGCACAAGGGCGCTAGCAATGCAAACGGGGTTACACCGCAATACAATCAGCAAGGTTTATCGCCAGCTAGAAGAAGACGGTTTTGTCGAGAGTCTAGCGGGTTCGGGAATTTATGTCCGTGCCCAAGGACATGAAGGCGGTAGCAAACTCCAATCACCAATTCTCAAACAACATCCGGAAGCAGAGAAGGTTGTACAACAAGCACTTGATGAGCTACTTTCCCAAGGATGTACACTCTCCCAAGCACGAGAACTATTTTTAGCAGAAATTGACTGGCGCTTGCGTTGTAGTGCAAGAGTGCTGGTAGCAGCGCCATCTGTAGATATTGGTGTGGGCGAGTTGATGGTTTACGAATTGGAAGAAGCCCTGAAAATACCAGTGCAGGTGGTAGCAATGGAAGATTTAGCTGCTGTACTGGATAAAACTAGTTCAGCGACGGTAGTCACAAGTCGCTATTTTATCAGTGATGTCGAGGCGATCGCTGCACCTAAAGCTGTACGTGTGATTCCTCTGGATATTTACGACTACAGTAAAGAAATTAACCTGCTAAAAACCCTGCCCAAAGAAAACTGTGTTGGTATAGTCAGCCTCAGTTCGGGGATTGGCCGCCAAGCTGAAGTTATCCTCCACGGTTTACGTGGGGATGAACTGCTAATCATGACTTCCCAACCAAAAGATGCTTATAAACTTCAGGCGATCGTCAAACGGGCTGAGGTGATTATCACCGATCAAGCGAGTTATCCAGCTGTGCAAGCAGCAGTACAAGCTGCAATGGAAGACATTATCCGTCCACCAAAGCTGATTCGGGTAGAAAATTACATCGGCACTAAGTCAATTAATTTGCTAAAACGAGAATTGGGTCTGGGTTAA
- a CDS encoding type II toxin-antitoxin system Phd/YefM family antitoxin has protein sequence MQQVDITDTSVTINQLLNQVKDGEEIVIISHGKPIARLSSISHISQPLTSRHKLRATQSQTLTSNVEIIQSLRQEARY, from the coding sequence ATGCAACAAGTAGATATTACAGACACATCTGTGACCATAAATCAACTACTTAACCAAGTGAAAGATGGCGAAGAAATAGTGATTATTAGTCATGGTAAACCCATCGCTCGATTATCATCAATCTCACATATTTCTCAACCTTTAACATCTCGCCACAAACTAAGAGCTACCCAATCTCAAACACTAACAAGTAATGTAGAAATCATCCAAAGTTTACGCCAAGAGGCAAGATATTGA